One part of the Homo sapiens chromosome 19, GRCh38.p14 Primary Assembly genome encodes these proteins:
- the VN1R1 gene encoding vomeronasal type-1 receptor 1 → MVGDTLKLLSPLMTRYFFLLFYSTDSSDLNENQHPLDFDEMAFGKVKSGISFLIQTGVGILGNSFLLCFYNLILFTGHKLRPTDLILSQLALANSMVLFFKGIPQTMAAFGLKYLLNDTGCKFVFYYHRVGTRVSLSTICLLNGFQAIKLNPSICRWMEIKIRSPRFIDFCCLLCWAPHVLMNASVLLLVNGPLNSKNSSAKNNYGYCSYKASKRFSSLHAVLYFSPDFMSLGFMVWASGSMVFFLYRHKQQVQHNHSNRLSCRPSQEARATHTIMVLVSSFFVFYSVHSFLTIWTTVVANPGQWIVTNSVLVASCFPARSPFVLIMSDTHISQFCFACRTRKTLFPNLVVMP, encoded by the coding sequence atgGTTGGAGACACATTAAAACTTCTGTCTCCACTGATGACAAGAtacttctttctgcttttttattctACTGATTCTTCAGACCTCAATGAAAATCAACATCCCCTAGATTTTGATGAAATGGCTTTTGGAAAAGTAAAATCAGGGATTAGCTTCCTCATTCAGACTGGAGTTGGGATCCTGGGAAAttcctttctcctttgtttttataACTTAATTTTGTTCACTGGACACAAGCTGAGACCCACGGACTTGATTCTCAGCCAACTGGCCTTGGCTAACTCCATGGTCCTTTTCTTTAAAGGGATACCTCAGACAATGGCAGCTTTTGGAttgaaatatttgctgaatgacaCTGGATGTAAGTTTGTCTTTTATTATCACAGGGTGGGCACAAGAGTTTCCCTCAGCACCATCTGCCTTCTCAATGGATTCCAAGCCATTAAGCTCAACCCCAGTATATGCAGGTGGATGGAGATCAAGATTAGATCCCCAAGGTTTATTGACTTCTGTTGTCTCCTCTGCTGGGCCCCCCATGTCTTGATGAATGCATCTGTTCTTCTATTAGTGAATGGCCCACTGAATAGCAAAAACAGTAGTGCAAAAAACAATTATGGATACTGTTCTTACAAAGCATCAAAGAGATTTAGCTCATTACATGCAGTCTTATATTTTTCCCCTGATTTTATGAGTTTGGGCTTCATGGTCTGGGCCAGTGGCTCCATGGTCTTCTTCCTCTACAGACACAAGCAGCAAGTCCAACACAATCACAGCAACAGACTCTCCTGCAGACCTTCCCAGGAAGCCAGAGCCACACACACCATCATGGTCCTGGTGagctccttttttgttttctattcagtCCATAGTTTTCTGACAATTTGGACAACTGTAGTTGCAAACCCAGGCCAGTGGATAGTGACCAACTCTGTGTTGGTCGCCTCATGTTTCCCAGCACGCAGCCCTTTTGTCCTCATCATGAGTGATACTCATATCTCTCAGTTCTGTTTTGCCTGCAGGACAAGGAAAACACTCTTTCCTAATCTGGTTGTCATGCCATGA